A window of the Streptomyces albireticuli genome harbors these coding sequences:
- a CDS encoding cryptochrome/photolyase family protein, whose translation MDAAIALFTADLRLRDNPVLRGAVRAGRRVVPLFVVDDYLAATGFAVPNRAAFLAGCLADLDAGLRERGGRLVVRRGDVAEETCRVAAETGAGEVHLAGGVSGFALRREERLRAALEADGRGLRVHDAVITAVAPGAVLPAGRDHFAVFTPYFRRWSAEALRPVADAPRALRVPEVRSDPLPSAAALTGREGPRSPALPEGGERAGRRRFDAWRRGGMARYADRHDDLAGDATSRLSPYLHFGCLSPVELVTRARAAAPGEGAEAFVRQLAWRDFHHQLLAARPDASWHDYRPRHDRWHEDARELAAWREGRTGYPVVDAAMRQLAHEGWMHNRARLLAASFLTKTLYLDWRAGARHFLDLLVDGDVANNQLNWQWVAGTGSDTRPNRVLNPLTQAKRFDPRGEYVRRWVPELRGVEGRAVHEPWRLPDGGGGGYPGPVVDPGEGAGRFRRGRGLV comes from the coding sequence GTGGATGCAGCGATCGCCCTGTTCACCGCGGATCTGCGGCTGCGTGACAACCCCGTACTGCGCGGCGCCGTGCGCGCCGGGCGGCGGGTCGTGCCCCTCTTCGTCGTCGACGACTACCTCGCCGCGACGGGCTTCGCCGTGCCCAACCGCGCCGCGTTCCTGGCCGGCTGCCTCGCCGACCTGGACGCGGGGCTGCGCGAACGGGGCGGCCGGCTGGTGGTGCGGCGCGGGGACGTGGCCGAGGAGACCTGCCGGGTGGCCGCCGAGACGGGCGCCGGGGAGGTGCACCTCGCGGGCGGCGTCAGCGGCTTCGCCCTGCGCCGCGAGGAGCGGCTGCGGGCCGCGCTGGAGGCGGACGGGCGCGGGCTGCGCGTGCACGACGCCGTGATCACGGCGGTCGCCCCGGGCGCCGTGCTGCCCGCGGGCCGGGACCACTTCGCCGTGTTCACCCCGTACTTCCGCCGCTGGTCCGCCGAGGCGCTGCGGCCGGTGGCCGACGCCCCGCGCGCCCTGCGGGTGCCCGAGGTGCGCTCGGACCCGCTGCCCTCGGCGGCCGCCCTGACCGGCCGGGAGGGCCCGCGCTCACCTGCCCTGCCCGAGGGCGGCGAGCGGGCGGGCCGCCGCCGCTTCGACGCCTGGCGGCGTGGCGGGATGGCGCGCTACGCCGACCGCCACGACGATCTGGCGGGCGACGCCACGTCCCGGCTCTCGCCGTACCTCCACTTCGGCTGCCTGTCGCCGGTGGAGCTGGTCACCCGGGCGCGGGCGGCGGCTCCGGGGGAGGGCGCCGAGGCGTTCGTACGGCAGCTGGCCTGGCGCGACTTCCACCACCAGCTGCTGGCCGCCCGCCCGGACGCGTCCTGGCACGACTACCGCCCCCGGCACGACCGCTGGCACGAGGACGCCCGCGAGCTCGCGGCGTGGCGGGAGGGCCGTACCGGCTACCCGGTGGTCGACGCGGCGATGCGGCAGCTGGCCCACGAGGGCTGGATGCACAACCGGGCCCGGCTGCTCGCGGCGAGCTTCCTCACCAAGACCCTGTACCTCGACTGGCGCGCCGGCGCCCGCCACTTCCTCGACCTCCTCGTCGACGGGGACGTGGCGAACAACCAGCTCAACTGGCAGTGGGTGGCCGGCACCGGCAGCGACACCCGGCCCAACCGTGTCCTCAACCCACTGACCCAGGCGAAGAGGTTCGACCCGCGGGGGGAGTACGTGCGCCGGTGGGTGCCGGAGCTCCGCGGGGTGGAGGGCCGGGCGGTCCACGAGCCGTGGCGGCTGCCGGACGGGGGTGGCGGCGGATACCCGGGGCCGGTGGTGGATCCGGGGGAGGGGGCGGGGCGGTTCCGGAGGGGGCGGGGGCTGGTGTGA
- a CDS encoding BTAD domain-containing putative transcriptional regulator produces the protein MRQGAGGTGEGHPAAARVPAHRRPPAGDRLRFSVLGPVRAWRGEEPLHTGSPQQRGLLAALLLRGHRTATAAELLEDLWGDEPPHAALAALRTYASRLRKAFGADGDILVSESGGYALHLQDAWFDLDIVEGLVADSERARASGDPVRALARLDEALAVWDGEPLAGLPGPFAETQRSRLEEWRLQLTESRVELRMELGRHAEVVSELTALTAQHPLRERLRELLMLALYRSGRQAEALAVYADTRRLLADELGVDPGPALSELQQRILHADTRLDHDPPAEEAAAPEPGPVPVRPAQLPADVPDFSGRGDLVGELTRVLVAEERPATAVSVLAGVGGVGKTTLALHVAHAVGEHFPDGQLYVDLQGAGPDPLDPAAVLGDFLPALGVAPARVPGGLAARSALYRSLLDRKRTLVVLDNARDDRQVRPLLPGAPGSAAIVTSRARLGGLSGARQIDVPVMDREEGLGLFTWIVGEERVAAEREEALEVVEACGGLPLAVRIAGARLAARPSWSVDTLAAKLVNERRRLDELRAGDAAVKATFELGYGRLTPSQARAFRLLGTTSGADVSLHAAAALLGSGSAEDDLAETEDLLESLVDSSLLESPAPLRYRFHDLVRLYARACAERDEPPEERRAAATRLLGFQLCTATVAQMTLRPGDRSPKHLASGVGFGLSFDDGAEALEWLFSEAGNVLAAVEDVMADPSGVSDADLRRAVDTLWAISDVLEGGEFTERHTEAAGSVATVAGERGAELVEARARYLFARGHEIAGRIERAAVEAARAEKCAASVQDLFSLGHTLRLMGSLARRDHNRDRAGKFLGRAADAFRRDENRMGEAVTLASLSRLLLAGGTVDRAVEEARRSVVLLREPGGTPELGSALNALGLALERAGDAEHAFRALNEARVLFQTWHQRLREGLALFRMTRIRLAQKCPADAADLAEQALGTLTSGDRRRADVLALLGRALDGMGETGRARIVWQEALSLYGSEDDPEAKVVRLFLDAQTAFSTPGQ, from the coding sequence GTGCGGCAGGGCGCGGGCGGCACCGGGGAAGGCCACCCGGCCGCCGCGCGCGTCCCGGCGCACCGCCGTCCGCCGGCCGGGGACCGCCTGCGCTTCTCGGTGCTCGGCCCCGTGCGGGCCTGGCGCGGCGAGGAGCCCCTGCACACCGGGTCCCCCCAGCAGCGCGGCCTGCTCGCCGCGCTGCTGCTGCGCGGCCACCGCACGGCCACCGCCGCCGAGTTACTGGAGGACCTCTGGGGGGACGAACCCCCGCACGCGGCGCTGGCGGCCCTGCGCACCTACGCCTCACGGCTGCGCAAGGCCTTCGGGGCCGACGGGGACATCCTCGTCAGCGAGTCCGGCGGCTACGCCCTGCACCTCCAGGACGCCTGGTTCGACCTCGACATCGTGGAGGGCCTCGTCGCGGACTCCGAGCGCGCCCGCGCCTCGGGCGACCCCGTCCGGGCCCTGGCCCGGCTCGACGAGGCGCTGGCCGTCTGGGACGGCGAGCCGCTCGCCGGCCTGCCCGGCCCGTTCGCCGAGACGCAGCGCAGCCGTCTGGAGGAGTGGCGGCTCCAGCTGACCGAGTCCCGCGTCGAGCTGCGGATGGAGCTGGGCCGGCACGCGGAGGTCGTCTCCGAGCTGACGGCCCTCACCGCCCAGCACCCCTTGCGCGAGCGGCTGCGCGAGCTGCTCATGCTCGCCCTGTACCGGAGCGGGCGGCAGGCCGAGGCGCTCGCCGTCTACGCGGACACACGGCGGCTGCTGGCCGACGAGCTGGGCGTGGACCCGGGCCCCGCGCTGTCGGAGCTCCAGCAGCGGATCCTGCACGCCGACACCCGGCTGGACCACGACCCGCCCGCCGAGGAGGCCGCCGCCCCCGAGCCCGGCCCCGTCCCCGTGCGCCCCGCGCAGCTCCCGGCGGACGTACCGGACTTCAGCGGGCGGGGCGACCTGGTCGGCGAGCTGACCCGGGTCCTGGTGGCGGAGGAGCGCCCGGCGACGGCCGTCTCGGTGCTGGCGGGCGTCGGCGGGGTGGGCAAGACCACGCTCGCCCTGCACGTCGCCCACGCCGTGGGCGAGCACTTCCCCGACGGGCAGCTGTACGTCGACCTCCAGGGCGCGGGCCCCGACCCGCTGGACCCGGCGGCGGTGCTGGGCGACTTCCTGCCGGCCCTGGGGGTGGCCCCCGCCCGCGTCCCCGGCGGACTCGCCGCCCGGTCCGCGCTGTACCGGTCACTGCTGGACCGTAAGCGCACGCTCGTCGTCCTGGACAACGCCCGCGACGACCGGCAGGTCCGGCCGCTGCTGCCGGGAGCGCCCGGCAGCGCCGCGATCGTGACGAGCCGGGCGCGGCTCGGCGGCCTCTCGGGGGCGCGTCAGATCGACGTGCCGGTGATGGACCGTGAGGAGGGACTGGGCCTCTTCACCTGGATCGTGGGCGAGGAACGGGTGGCGGCCGAGCGCGAGGAGGCCCTGGAGGTGGTGGAGGCGTGCGGCGGGCTGCCGCTGGCCGTCCGGATCGCCGGGGCACGACTCGCGGCCCGCCCCTCCTGGTCCGTGGACACCCTGGCCGCGAAGCTGGTGAACGAGCGCAGGCGCCTCGACGAACTGCGGGCCGGCGATGCGGCCGTGAAGGCCACGTTCGAGCTGGGGTACGGCCGGCTGACGCCGTCGCAGGCGCGCGCGTTCCGGCTGCTGGGCACCACGTCCGGGGCGGACGTCTCCCTGCACGCAGCGGCTGCCCTGCTCGGCTCCGGGTCGGCCGAGGACGACCTGGCCGAGACCGAGGACCTGCTCGAATCACTGGTCGACAGCAGCCTCCTGGAGTCCCCCGCGCCTCTCCGCTACCGGTTCCACGACCTGGTCCGGCTCTACGCCCGTGCCTGCGCCGAGCGCGACGAGCCCCCGGAGGAGCGGCGGGCGGCCGCCACCCGGCTGCTCGGCTTCCAGCTGTGCACGGCGACCGTCGCACAGATGACGTTGCGTCCGGGGGACCGGAGCCCGAAGCATTTGGCGTCGGGGGTCGGGTTCGGGCTGTCCTTCGACGACGGCGCGGAGGCTCTGGAGTGGCTCTTCTCCGAGGCGGGGAACGTGCTCGCCGCCGTGGAGGACGTCATGGCGGACCCGTCGGGGGTCTCCGACGCGGACCTGCGCCGGGCGGTGGACACGCTGTGGGCGATCAGTGACGTCCTGGAGGGCGGGGAGTTCACCGAGCGGCACACGGAGGCTGCCGGGAGCGTCGCGACCGTCGCCGGTGAGCGCGGTGCGGAGCTCGTCGAGGCGCGGGCGCGGTATCTGTTCGCCAGGGGGCACGAGATCGCCGGGCGGATCGAGCGGGCGGCGGTCGAGGCGGCACGCGCCGAGAAGTGCGCCGCCTCGGTCCAGGACCTCTTCTCGCTGGGGCACACTCTGCGTCTGATGGGCTCGCTGGCCCGCCGCGACCACAACCGGGACCGGGCCGGGAAATTCCTCGGCAGGGCCGCCGACGCGTTCCGCCGCGACGAGAACCGGATGGGTGAGGCCGTCACCCTAGCGAGCCTCTCCCGGCTGCTGCTTGCCGGGGGCACGGTCGACCGCGCGGTGGAGGAGGCCCGGCGCAGCGTGGTGCTCCTGCGGGAGCCAGGCGGCACTCCGGAGCTGGGCAGCGCCCTCAACGCCCTGGGGCTGGCCCTGGAACGGGCCGGGGACGCCGAGCACGCCTTCCGCGCGCTCAACGAGGCCCGGGTCCTCTTTCAGACATGGCACCAGCGGCTGCGGGAGGGCCTGGCGCTGTTCCGGATGACCAGGATCCGGCTCGCGCAGAAGTGTCCGGCGGACGCGGCCGACCTCGCGGAACAGGCGCTCGGCACCCTCACCAGCGGTGACCGGCGCCGAGCCGACGTGCTCGCCCTCCTCGGCCGCGCCCTGGACGGCATGGGCGAGACGGGCCGCGCCCGGATCGTCTGGCAGGAGGCACTGTCCCTCTACGGTTCCGAGGACGACCCCGAAGCCAAGGTCGTACGCCTCTTTCTGGACGCCCAGACCGCCTTCTCGACGCCTGGACAGTAG
- a CDS encoding AMP-dependent synthetase/ligase: MREFTVPPLVTSPHVGGLADTVFERAERDPGGVALGRRDAGGAWRDVTAAAFRDEVLALAKGLLAEGVRFGDRVAVMSRTRYEWTLFDFALWSIGAQPVPLYPTASAEQVFWILRDAGVTACVVEHEDHAMTVGSVVDRLPRLTRLWQLDAGAVAALTAAGERIGDEVVHRHRRAVTPASPATVVHTSGTTGRPRGCVLTHANFMAEADNVVARYGSVFRSRPGDEAGTLLFLPLAHVFGRMVQVAAVRGRVKLGHQPELTAAELLPALRGFRPTFVLAVPYVFERLFAEARRTAESAGRGEPFEKAVDVAVRYAEARERRAFGLGPGPGAALRGRHRLYDRIVYAKVREALGGRVRHAMSGGSAMDRRLGLFFAGAGVTVLEGYGLTETTGAAVANPPGRTRFGTVGQPVPGTSVRLADDGEVWLRGGQVFAGYLDDPKATEAVLRDGWLATGDLGALDAEGYLTITGRKKEILVTSGGKSVSPLPLEERVRAHPLVSHCVVVGNDRPYVGALITLDQEAVTHWMRMRGRPAPEWSALVRDPDVEAEVRRAVVAANTMVSQAESIRAFRILGGQFTEGRGLLTPSLKLRRKVVEEVYAREVEELYRSRG, translated from the coding sequence TTGCGCGAGTTCACCGTCCCACCCCTGGTGACGTCCCCCCACGTCGGCGGCCTGGCGGACACCGTCTTCGAGCGCGCGGAGCGGGACCCCGGCGGGGTCGCGCTGGGCCGCCGGGACGCCGGCGGCGCCTGGCGTGACGTGACCGCGGCGGCCTTCCGGGACGAGGTCCTGGCGCTGGCCAAGGGCCTGCTCGCGGAGGGTGTGCGGTTCGGCGACCGGGTCGCCGTCATGTCCCGTACGCGCTACGAGTGGACCCTCTTCGACTTCGCGCTCTGGTCGATCGGCGCGCAGCCGGTGCCGCTGTACCCGACGGCCTCCGCCGAGCAGGTCTTCTGGATCCTGCGCGACGCGGGCGTCACCGCCTGTGTGGTCGAGCACGAGGACCACGCCATGACCGTCGGCTCGGTCGTCGACCGGCTGCCGCGGCTGACCCGGCTGTGGCAGCTGGACGCGGGGGCCGTCGCGGCGCTGACCGCCGCGGGCGAGCGGATCGGCGACGAGGTCGTGCACCGGCACCGGAGGGCGGTGACGCCCGCGTCCCCGGCCACGGTCGTGCACACCTCGGGCACCACGGGCCGCCCGAGGGGCTGTGTGCTCACGCACGCCAACTTCATGGCCGAGGCGGACAACGTCGTCGCGCGCTACGGGTCCGTCTTCCGCTCCCGTCCCGGCGACGAGGCCGGCACGCTGCTGTTCCTGCCGCTGGCCCATGTCTTCGGGCGGATGGTGCAGGTGGCGGCGGTGCGCGGCCGGGTGAAGCTGGGTCACCAGCCGGAGCTCACGGCCGCCGAGCTGCTGCCGGCCCTGCGGGGGTTCCGGCCCACGTTCGTCCTCGCCGTGCCGTACGTCTTCGAGAGGCTGTTCGCCGAGGCCCGGCGGACGGCCGAGAGCGCGGGCCGCGGCGAGCCGTTCGAGAAGGCCGTCGACGTCGCGGTGCGCTACGCGGAGGCCCGGGAGCGGCGCGCCTTCGGCCTGGGCCCCGGGCCGGGCGCCGCGCTGCGCGGCCGGCACCGGCTCTACGACCGGATCGTCTACGCGAAGGTGCGCGAGGCGCTGGGGGGCCGGGTGCGGCACGCGATGTCGGGCGGCTCGGCGATGGACCGGCGGCTGGGGCTGTTCTTCGCGGGCGCCGGGGTCACCGTCCTGGAGGGGTACGGCCTGACGGAGACCACCGGGGCCGCGGTCGCCAACCCGCCCGGGCGGACCCGCTTCGGGACCGTCGGACAGCCCGTGCCGGGCACGTCCGTGCGGCTGGCGGACGACGGCGAGGTGTGGCTGCGCGGCGGGCAGGTCTTCGCCGGCTACCTCGACGACCCGAAGGCGACGGAGGCGGTCCTGCGGGACGGCTGGCTCGCCACCGGTGACCTCGGCGCGCTGGACGCGGAGGGCTATCTGACCATCACCGGGCGGAAGAAGGAGATCCTGGTGACCTCCGGCGGCAAGAGCGTCTCCCCGCTCCCGCTGGAGGAGCGGGTACGGGCGCACCCCCTGGTCTCGCACTGCGTGGTCGTCGGCAACGACCGCCCGTACGTCGGCGCGCTGATCACCCTGGACCAGGAGGCGGTCACGCACTGGATGCGGATGCGCGGCAGGCCCGCGCCGGAGTGGTCGGCGCTGGTCCGCGACCCGGACGTGGAGGCCGAGGTGCGGCGGGCCGTGGTGGCCGCCAACACGATGGTCTCGCAGGCGGAGTCGATCCGGGCCTTCCGGATACTGGGCGGGCAGTTCACGGAGGGGCGGGGACTGCTGACGCCGTCGCTGAAGCTGCGGCGGAAGGTGGTCGAGGAGGTGTACGCGCGGGAGGTGGAGGAGCTGTACCGGAGCCGGGGGTAG
- a CDS encoding AfsR/SARP family transcriptional regulator, with translation MTELRFGLLGPVTAEHAGRPVPLGPPQRRAVLAALLLARGRAVTVAALRDRIWTGPPPASAVAAIQVHVHHLRRLFGAYGPEPRLVTHPGQPSDRVSYVLHTDPEAVDATRFQELCRRAEAAAADGDPAGAAALFDTALSLWRGEPFMDLPPSAYFTSARRGLADLRLDAGKRRASALLAAGSTARVTADLLDLHAEHPGDEALVVLLATALCRSGARARALDLVTGELDRWQSDYGLRPPALLRQRERLVTGGGWHDED, from the coding sequence GTGACGGAACTTCGGTTCGGGCTGCTGGGTCCGGTGACGGCGGAGCACGCGGGCCGTCCCGTCCCCCTCGGCCCGCCCCAGCGGCGCGCGGTCCTCGCCGCCCTGCTGCTCGCCCGGGGCCGGGCGGTGACGGTCGCGGCCCTGCGCGACCGGATCTGGACGGGACCACCGCCGGCGTCCGCCGTCGCCGCCATCCAGGTCCATGTGCACCACCTCCGGCGGCTGTTCGGCGCGTACGGACCCGAGCCCCGCCTGGTCACCCATCCGGGACAGCCCTCCGACCGCGTCAGCTACGTCCTGCACACGGACCCCGAAGCCGTCGACGCCACCCGCTTCCAGGAGCTCTGCCGGCGGGCGGAGGCCGCGGCGGCGGACGGCGACCCGGCGGGCGCGGCCGCGCTCTTCGACACCGCGCTGTCCCTGTGGCGGGGTGAGCCGTTCATGGACCTCCCGCCCTCCGCGTACTTCACGAGCGCCCGGCGCGGCCTCGCCGACCTCCGCCTGGACGCGGGCAAACGCCGGGCGAGCGCCCTGCTGGCGGCGGGGTCCACGGCGCGGGTGACGGCCGATCTGCTGGACCTGCACGCCGAGCACCCGGGCGACGAGGCGCTCGTCGTCCTGCTGGCGACGGCGCTCTGCCGCTCCGGCGCCCGCGCCCGCGCCCTCGACCTGGTCACGGGCGAACTCGACCGCTGGCAGAGCGACTACGGCCTCCGGCCACCCGCCCTGCTGAGGCAGCGGGAGCGGCTCGTCACCGGCGGCGGGTGGCACGATGAGGACTGA
- a CDS encoding Asp23/Gls24 family envelope stress response protein, giving the protein MTTETTNPSLPAGPAGKSDSTTGVGTGTGTGTRTGTTVQASTPGVHTPAATRGRTTIADGVVEKIAGLAAREVPGVYALGGGFARTLGAVRERVPGGRSNVTRGVKVEVGERQTAVDLDLVVAYGVPITEVAGEVRENVISAVERMTGLEVVEVNVAVVDVRLPDDEEPQESEARVR; this is encoded by the coding sequence ATGACGACGGAAACGACGAACCCATCCCTCCCCGCCGGACCGGCCGGCAAGAGCGACAGCACCACCGGCGTGGGCACAGGGACAGGCACAGGCACACGCACCGGCACCACCGTCCAAGCCAGCACCCCCGGCGTGCACACCCCCGCCGCCACCCGCGGCCGGACCACCATCGCCGACGGCGTCGTGGAGAAGATCGCCGGCCTGGCCGCCCGCGAGGTGCCCGGCGTGTACGCGCTCGGCGGCGGCTTCGCCCGCACGCTGGGCGCGGTGCGGGAGCGGGTGCCGGGCGGCCGGTCGAACGTCACGCGCGGGGTGAAGGTCGAGGTGGGGGAGCGGCAGACGGCCGTGGACCTCGACCTGGTGGTGGCCTACGGGGTGCCGATCACGGAGGTCGCGGGCGAGGTGCGGGAGAACGTGATCTCGGCCGTGGAGCGGATGACGGGCCTGGAGGTGGTGGAGGTCAACGTCGCGGTGGTGGACGTGCGCCTGCCGGACGACGAGGAGCCGCAGGAGAGCGAGGCGCGCGTGCGGTAG
- a CDS encoding 4a-hydroxytetrahydrobiopterin dehydratase yields the protein MAVEPLSQKDVEDRLQELPGWTTDGDAISRAYSFEGHFQAAAMVIHIAQIQEELGHHSDLMLGYNTVRLTVNTHSAGGKVTGLDVELARRIEAIAAGHGGR from the coding sequence ATGGCCGTCGAACCGCTCTCCCAGAAGGACGTGGAGGACCGCCTCCAGGAACTGCCCGGCTGGACCACGGACGGCGACGCCATCAGCCGTGCGTACTCCTTCGAGGGCCACTTCCAGGCGGCGGCCATGGTGATCCATATCGCCCAGATCCAGGAGGAGTTGGGGCACCACTCGGATCTGATGCTCGGTTACAACACGGTGCGGCTGACGGTGAACACGCACAGCGCGGGCGGCAAGGTGACCGGTCTGGACGTGGAACTGGCGCGGCGGATCGAGGCGATCGCGGCGGGGCATGGAGGGCGCTGA
- a CDS encoding hydroxysqualene dehydroxylase, with the protein MSGTGSTRRGFIGGAAAVAGTTALGTTALGGRAAAAPRGASGGRTVAVLGGGVAGLTAAHELAERGFQVTVYEKKSPGGKARSMDVPGSARGGRRPLPGEHGFRFIPGFYRNLPDTLRRIPFPGNPNGCHDNLVASSEVLFSRIGHEDIRLPFRSIGKPPPVLTPDALLRALTGFLDAFGNIPAHEVAYFANRLLVWFTSCDARRLDRWERVPWWDFIKAARMSPNYQRLLAIGITRNIVATKAEVASTRTVCNVTEAFLYNILGRGADGEPDRVLNAPTNEAWIDPWVTHLKSLGVTFRVGWPVRDLGIDGGRITAAVVQDPSGARHSVTADHFVSAMPVEHARTTWNASVRAADPRLARCDDLQTDWMTGIQFYLTEPTPIVHGHINHIDSPWSLTAVGQAQYWSGRNFRADYGDGAAADCLSVDVSEWDKPGILYGKKAKDCTREEVAREVWAQLKAGFNDTGRTVISDSKLHSWFLDPAVEIGVPRPTNDEQLLIHPVGTWFNRPDAATAIPNLFLCGDYVTTDVDLATMEGANASARAAVNALLDAVGSRAERCTVTPLYRAPELEAVKAQDAVRYRLGLRNAFDLG; encoded by the coding sequence ATGAGCGGTACGGGCAGCACGCGCAGAGGATTCATCGGCGGGGCCGCGGCCGTCGCGGGCACGACCGCGCTCGGCACGACGGCACTCGGCGGCAGGGCCGCCGCCGCACCCCGCGGAGCGTCCGGCGGCCGGACCGTCGCGGTGCTCGGCGGCGGCGTCGCGGGGCTCACGGCAGCGCACGAACTGGCCGAGCGCGGCTTCCAGGTGACGGTGTACGAGAAGAAGTCGCCGGGCGGCAAGGCCCGCAGCATGGACGTGCCCGGCAGCGCCCGGGGCGGCCGCAGACCGCTGCCCGGCGAGCACGGCTTCCGCTTCATCCCCGGCTTCTACCGCAACCTGCCGGACACCCTGCGCCGCATCCCGTTCCCCGGCAACCCCAACGGCTGCCACGACAACCTCGTGGCCTCCAGCGAGGTCCTGTTCTCCCGCATCGGCCACGAGGACATCCGCCTGCCCTTCCGCAGCATCGGCAAGCCGCCGCCCGTCCTCACCCCGGACGCCCTGCTCCGCGCGCTGACCGGTTTCCTCGACGCCTTCGGGAACATCCCGGCCCACGAGGTCGCCTACTTCGCGAACCGGCTGCTCGTCTGGTTCACCAGCTGCGACGCGCGCCGGCTCGACCGCTGGGAGCGGGTTCCCTGGTGGGACTTCATCAAGGCCGCCCGGATGTCACCGAACTACCAGCGGCTGCTCGCGATCGGCATCACCCGCAACATCGTGGCGACCAAGGCGGAGGTGGCCAGCACCAGGACGGTCTGCAACGTCACCGAGGCGTTCCTCTACAACATCCTGGGCCGCGGCGCCGACGGCGAACCCGACCGGGTGCTCAACGCCCCCACCAACGAGGCCTGGATCGACCCCTGGGTCACCCACCTGAAGTCGCTGGGCGTCACCTTCCGCGTCGGCTGGCCCGTACGGGACCTGGGGATCGACGGCGGCCGGATCACCGCGGCCGTCGTCCAGGACCCCTCCGGCGCCCGCCACTCGGTGACCGCCGACCACTTCGTCTCGGCGATGCCGGTCGAGCACGCCCGTACGACCTGGAACGCGTCCGTACGGGCCGCGGACCCACGCCTGGCCCGCTGCGACGACCTCCAGACGGACTGGATGACGGGCATCCAGTTCTATCTGACCGAGCCCACGCCCATCGTCCACGGGCACATCAACCACATCGACTCGCCCTGGTCGCTCACCGCCGTGGGACAGGCCCAGTACTGGTCCGGGCGGAACTTCCGCGCGGACTACGGCGACGGCGCGGCCGCCGACTGCCTCTCGGTGGACGTCTCCGAGTGGGACAAGCCCGGCATCCTCTACGGCAAGAAGGCCAAGGACTGCACCCGCGAGGAGGTCGCCCGCGAGGTGTGGGCGCAGCTGAAGGCCGGCTTCAACGACACGGGCCGGACGGTCATCAGCGACTCCAAGCTGCACTCCTGGTTCCTGGACCCGGCGGTCGAGATCGGCGTCCCCCGGCCGACCAACGACGAGCAACTGCTCATCCACCCCGTGGGAACCTGGTTCAACCGCCCCGACGCCGCCACCGCGATCCCCAACCTCTTCCTCTGCGGCGACTACGTGACCACGGACGTCGACCTGGCGACCATGGAAGGCGCCAACGCCTCGGCCCGCGCCGCCGTGAACGCCCTCCTGGACGCCGTGGGCTCGCGGGCCGAACGGTGCACGGTCACCCCGCTCTACCGCGCCCCGGAGCTGGAGGCGGTCAAGGCGCAGGACGCCGTGCGGTACAGGTTGGGGCTGCGGAACGCGTTCGATCTGGGGTAG
- a CDS encoding LysR family transcriptional regulator encodes MFDPTQLRTFLAVAQTLSFTQAAHRLGLRQSTVSQQVRRLEEAAGRQLFARDTHGVALTEDGEAMLGFARTILEANERAAGWFAGTRLRGRLRFGASEDFVLTRLPEILEGFRREHPEVDLELTVDLSETLQQQLTAGRLDLVLAKRHPDQPHGRLVWRDRLVWIGSERLRLEPHRPLPLVVFPPPAVTRARALEVLERHGRAWRVTCTSGSLNGLVAAARAGLGVMAHTRGMIPPGLVRVPARAGLPDLGAVDVVLLHGAAPDGAARGPAEALAEAILAAGDRLHVPAAGAAGSGSPEFPDGRGAEPERG; translated from the coding sequence GTGTTCGATCCGACGCAGCTGCGCACCTTCCTGGCCGTCGCCCAGACCCTGAGCTTCACCCAGGCCGCGCACCGGCTGGGGCTCCGGCAGTCGACCGTGAGCCAGCAGGTCCGCAGGCTGGAGGAGGCCGCCGGGCGGCAGCTCTTCGCGCGCGACACGCACGGCGTGGCGCTGACGGAGGACGGCGAGGCGATGCTCGGCTTCGCCCGGACGATCCTGGAGGCGAACGAGCGGGCGGCCGGCTGGTTCGCGGGCACCCGGCTGCGCGGCAGACTGCGGTTCGGCGCCTCCGAGGACTTCGTGCTGACGCGGCTGCCGGAGATCCTGGAGGGCTTCCGGCGCGAGCACCCGGAGGTGGACCTGGAGCTCACCGTCGACCTCTCCGAGACGCTCCAGCAGCAGCTCACGGCCGGCCGCCTCGACCTCGTCCTCGCCAAGCGCCACCCGGACCAGCCGCACGGGCGCCTGGTCTGGCGGGACAGGCTGGTGTGGATCGGGAGCGAGCGGCTGCGCCTGGAGCCCCACCGTCCGCTGCCGCTGGTCGTCTTCCCGCCGCCCGCGGTGACCCGGGCCCGCGCCCTGGAGGTGCTGGAGCGGCACGGCCGCGCCTGGCGGGTGACGTGCACCAGCGGCAGCCTCAACGGCCTGGTGGCGGCCGCCCGCGCCGGGCTGGGCGTGATGGCCCACACCCGGGGCATGATCCCTCCGGGCCTGGTGCGGGTCCCGGCCCGGGCCGGTCTGCCGGACCTGGGCGCCGTCGATGTCGTGCTGCTGCACGGCGCCGCGCCCGACGGCGCCGCGCGGGGACCGGCCGAGGCGCTCGCGGAGGCGATCCTGGCCGCGGGCGACCGGCTGCACGTCCCCGCGGCCGGGGCCGCCGGGTCCGGGAGCCCGGAGTTCCCGGACGGACGCGGGGCGGAGCCGGAACGCGGGTAG